AGCCGGCTGCCCGCCACGGATCCCGCACGCCGGCGGGGCGTCCTGATCGGGGTGACCGGCGGGCCCGGCGGCGACGGCGGCCTCGGCACCGGCATGCCGGCCCGGCTGGCCGGCACCCCCCTCGCGGAGGTGTACGACCTGATCGGCTTCGACCCGCGCGGCACCGGCGCCTCCACGCCGCTGCGCATCGAGGTCACCCCCACCACCGCGCCCTTCGACTCACGGCCGCCGGACTCGGCGTTCGAGGCGATGGCCGCCGACATGCGCGAGCGCGAGCAGGGGTGCCTGCGGGCCGGCGGCGAGATGCGTCCGCACGTCAACACCCGCAATATCGCCCGCGACATGGACTCCGTCCGGGTCGCACTCGGCGAGGAGAAGCTGAACTTCCTCGGCTACGCCTACGGCAGTTACGTCGGCGCCGTCTACGGGACGATGTTCCCCGAGCGCCTGGACCGCAGTGTGCTCGACTCCTGCGTGCACCCCGGCTGGACCTGGCGTGAGCAGTTCGTGGCCCAGGCCCGGGCGGTCCGCGAGAACGTGGACCGCTGGGCCGGGTGGACCGCGAGGCGCGACAACCACTTCGCCCTCGGGACGTCGGCATCGCTCGCCGTGGCCGCGGTGGAGGGCGTCGCCGCGCAGCTGGAGGGCCGGCTCGGGGCGTCCGTGCGGACCTCGTTCGACGGCATCGTGGGCGGTCTGGCCACCGACCGTTCGGCGTGGGAGCGGCTGGGACTGCTGGTCGGGGCGCTGCGGGACGCGCTCGCCGAGGGCGCCGACGAGCGGACGGCGAAGCTGCTGGCCGAGCACGCCACGGGCGGCTGGGGGGCGCGGGCCAGCGAGCAGTGGAAGCAGAGCGTCCTCGAGGCGGTGACGCTGGAGACGGAGTGGCCGACCGACCTGGAGACCTACTACGCGGACATGCGCACCTGCCGGGAGCGCTACCCCTACGGGCACGGTGTGCTGCGGGCGGCTCCCTGGGTCGGCGCGTTCCGCACCTTCCGGTCGCCCGAGCCGCCCACCGTGCTCGCCCGGGACGGCTATCCGGCGGGCCTGGTCGTGCAGGCCGACGGCGATCCCAT
The window above is part of the Streptomyces sp. NBC_00425 genome. Proteins encoded here:
- a CDS encoding alpha/beta fold hydrolase, with translation MPKTGERLTWTAAGPGERLEYATLEVPLDYTDPDGTRITLAVSRLPATDPARRRGVLIGVTGGPGGDGGLGTGMPARLAGTPLAEVYDLIGFDPRGTGASTPLRIEVTPTTAPFDSRPPDSAFEAMAADMREREQGCLRAGGEMRPHVNTRNIARDMDSVRVALGEEKLNFLGYAYGSYVGAVYGTMFPERLDRSVLDSCVHPGWTWREQFVAQARAVRENVDRWAGWTARRDNHFALGTSASLAVAAVEGVAAQLEGRLGASVRTSFDGIVGGLATDRSAWERLGLLVGALRDALAEGADERTAKLLAEHATGGWGARASEQWKQSVLEAVTLETEWPTDLETYYADMRTCRERYPYGHGVLRAAPWVGAFRTFRSPEPPTVLARDGYPAGLVVQADGDPMDHREGGEALAERLGHHLILVENSGEHEVYVLSGGNPRLEAYVEGYLVDGVLPPARVGVPGVHQPPPVPEDA